The Streptomyces sp. NBC_01353 genome contains a region encoding:
- a CDS encoding amino acid permease has translation MSTALSEQSAEETKHARRFGLPIATALVMGNIIGGGIFLLPASVAPFGTISLLAFGVLTLGAIALALVFGRLAHRHPQTGGPYVYARAAFGDFAGFLAAWSYWITAWVSNAALAVAAVGYLDVLIPVHESKLATIAAALTLQWLPALANLAGTRYVGAVQLVATVLKFVPLLLVAVGGLFFFDSANLGPFQAGEGGALGAVSASAAILLFSYLGVESAAVSAGDVRDPRRNVGRATVLGTLGAAAIYLLGTLAVFGTVAHDRLVASSAPFSDAVNAMFGGSWGGTAIACMALVSMVGALNGWTLLSAQTPYAAARDGLFPKVFAQKRRGVPTVGVIVTVVLASLLTVYNYTFGTEGVFEILVLVTTFTATVPYLLSTAAQIYFLLSGRSERVDRARLIRDGVLAAAAFGFSMWLVAGSGYAAVYQGVLFLFAGVLVYAWMSARKVRRETEPVAVVPSPDSGCVPGPTQAADGASERVNSGASA, from the coding sequence ATGAGCACGGCCCTATCCGAACAGTCCGCAGAAGAGACCAAGCACGCCCGGCGATTCGGACTGCCGATCGCCACCGCCCTGGTCATGGGCAACATCATCGGCGGCGGAATCTTCCTGCTCCCCGCCTCCGTCGCCCCCTTCGGCACGATCAGCCTGCTCGCCTTCGGCGTCCTCACCCTCGGCGCGATCGCTCTCGCCCTCGTCTTCGGCCGGCTCGCCCACCGCCACCCGCAGACCGGCGGCCCGTACGTCTACGCCCGCGCCGCCTTCGGCGACTTCGCCGGATTCCTCGCGGCCTGGTCGTACTGGATCACCGCCTGGGTCTCCAACGCGGCCCTCGCCGTGGCCGCGGTCGGCTACCTCGACGTGCTGATCCCCGTCCACGAGTCGAAGCTCGCCACCATCGCCGCGGCGCTCACGCTCCAGTGGCTGCCGGCGCTCGCCAACCTCGCCGGGACCCGGTACGTGGGGGCGGTGCAGCTCGTCGCGACCGTCCTCAAGTTCGTCCCGCTCCTGCTGGTCGCCGTCGGCGGACTGTTCTTCTTCGACAGCGCCAACCTCGGACCGTTCCAGGCGGGCGAGGGCGGCGCGCTCGGCGCGGTCTCCGCCTCCGCCGCGATCCTGCTCTTCAGCTACCTCGGCGTCGAGTCGGCGGCCGTCAGCGCAGGCGACGTCCGCGACCCCCGGCGCAACGTCGGCCGCGCCACCGTCCTCGGCACCCTGGGCGCCGCCGCGATCTACCTCCTCGGCACGCTCGCCGTCTTCGGCACAGTCGCCCACGACCGGCTCGTCGCATCCTCCGCGCCGTTCTCGGACGCCGTGAACGCCATGTTCGGAGGCTCGTGGGGCGGCACAGCCATCGCCTGCATGGCCCTCGTCTCCATGGTCGGCGCGCTCAACGGCTGGACCCTGCTGAGCGCCCAGACCCCCTACGCGGCGGCGCGCGACGGACTCTTCCCGAAGGTCTTCGCCCAGAAGCGGCGCGGCGTCCCGACGGTCGGTGTGATCGTCACCGTCGTTCTCGCCTCGCTGCTGACGGTCTACAACTACACGTTCGGCACCGAGGGCGTCTTCGAGATCCTCGTCCTCGTCACCACCTTCACCGCCACCGTCCCGTACCTGCTGTCCACCGCCGCCCAGATCTACTTCCTGCTCTCCGGCCGGTCCGAGCGCGTCGACCGCGCCCGTCTGATCCGCGACGGGGTCCTGGCCGCGGCCGCCTTCGGCTTCTCCATGTGGCTCGTCGCGGGCTCTGGATACGCAGCGGTGTACCAGGGCGTGCTGTTCCTCTTCGCGGGTGTGCTCGTGTACGCGTGGATGTCGGCCCGCAAGGTACGGCGGGAGACCGAGCCGGTCGCGGTGGTGCCGAGCCCGGACTCCGGCTGCGTGCCGGGTCCGACGCAGGCGGCCGACGGCGCGTCCGAGCGCGTGAATTCCGGCGCTTCCGCGTAG
- a CDS encoding alpha/beta-hydrolase family protein, with the protein MDEDHPMISADRHTTPDRSAGPADRPKPFGIRLLAVARHPYWDRPDPSYLIRRWPDLTALCVATFFFWSSLTPSLVPRPWYLQGLVGGITAAIGYALGSALAWLFRALVRRRPGERARSRCWQVYWVVAPVVSIWLISESAQMQRQLRVLQGLPPALTWHTPMIALMAIGLWLALLLVARAVRLGSAKLIRLLGRLLPKPVAFTVGAVLSTLVVLVGVRDVVFDRGVIDVADRIAEVTNGGTKDGIHPPVSRYVSGGPGSLLRWQNLGHQGRNFTGAVPTRDRITAWSGRPALDPVRVYIPSAVPAAFEDERPFRAQASLAVRELERTGAFDRRVLVIAGTTGTGWVNPNVAEPLEYMYGGDTAIVAVQYSYLPSWVSFLVDKEKAGQATRELVRAVRARLDALPAEARPKLLVTGESLGAYAVEASFDGPDDLLARTDGALLLGTPNFSPTSQEIRRDRDPGSPVWRPQYEGGAQVRFAQFPRADLARPPARWEWPRAVYLQNASDPIVWWSPDLLLERPEWLDHPLGPDITPEIDWFPFVAFWQTSIDMAVSYGVQAPHGHRYGAGAVDGWAAIAPPEGWTAADTTRLRGFIQHRKAAY; encoded by the coding sequence GTGGACGAGGATCATCCGATGATCTCGGCCGACCGGCACACCACCCCCGATCGGTCCGCCGGCCCCGCCGACCGGCCGAAGCCGTTCGGCATACGACTCCTCGCCGTCGCCCGGCACCCCTACTGGGACCGCCCCGACCCCTCGTACCTGATCCGCCGCTGGCCCGATCTCACCGCACTCTGCGTCGCCACGTTCTTCTTCTGGTCCTCCCTCACGCCCTCGCTCGTCCCGCGCCCCTGGTACCTCCAAGGGCTCGTCGGCGGTATCACCGCCGCCATCGGCTACGCACTCGGCTCCGCCCTCGCCTGGCTGTTCCGGGCGCTCGTACGCCGGCGCCCCGGCGAGCGTGCGCGGAGCAGGTGCTGGCAGGTGTACTGGGTCGTCGCCCCCGTCGTCTCGATCTGGCTGATCTCCGAGAGCGCCCAGATGCAACGTCAGCTCCGGGTCCTGCAAGGTCTGCCGCCCGCCCTCACCTGGCACACCCCGATGATCGCGCTGATGGCGATCGGGCTCTGGCTCGCGCTCCTCCTCGTCGCCCGCGCCGTCCGCCTCGGCTCAGCCAAGCTGATCCGGCTGCTGGGCCGGCTCCTGCCCAAGCCCGTCGCCTTCACGGTCGGGGCGGTGCTCTCCACCCTCGTCGTGCTCGTCGGCGTCCGGGACGTGGTCTTCGACCGGGGGGTCATCGACGTCGCCGACCGGATCGCCGAGGTCACCAACGGCGGCACGAAGGACGGCATCCACCCACCCGTCTCGCGGTACGTCTCCGGCGGCCCGGGCTCCCTGCTCCGCTGGCAGAACCTCGGCCACCAGGGCCGCAACTTCACCGGCGCCGTACCGACGCGCGACCGGATCACCGCCTGGAGCGGGCGCCCCGCCCTCGACCCGGTCCGCGTCTACATCCCCTCGGCGGTGCCCGCCGCGTTCGAGGACGAGCGCCCCTTCAGGGCCCAGGCCTCACTCGCCGTACGCGAACTGGAACGTACCGGCGCCTTCGACCGCCGGGTGCTCGTCATCGCCGGCACCACCGGCACCGGCTGGGTGAACCCGAACGTCGCCGAGCCGCTGGAGTACATGTACGGCGGCGACACCGCGATCGTCGCCGTCCAGTACTCGTACCTGCCCAGCTGGGTCTCGTTCCTCGTCGACAAGGAGAAGGCGGGCCAGGCCACCCGCGAACTCGTCCGGGCCGTGCGCGCCCGCCTCGACGCGCTCCCCGCCGAGGCCCGGCCCAAGCTCCTCGTCACCGGCGAGAGTCTCGGCGCCTACGCCGTCGAGGCCTCGTTCGACGGCCCCGACGACCTGCTCGCCCGGACCGACGGGGCCCTGCTCCTCGGTACCCCCAACTTCTCCCCGACGTCGCAGGAGATCCGCCGCGACCGCGACCCCGGCAGCCCGGTGTGGCGCCCGCAGTACGAGGGCGGTGCGCAGGTGCGTTTCGCGCAGTTCCCGCGGGCTGACCTCGCCCGGCCCCCGGCCCGCTGGGAGTGGCCCCGTGCGGTCTATCTGCAGAACGCCTCGGACCCGATCGTCTGGTGGTCGCCGGACCTCCTCCTGGAGCGTCCCGAGTGGCTCGACCACCCGCTCGGCCCGGACATCACGCCCGAGATCGACTGGTTCCCCTTCGTGGCCTTCTGGCAGACCTCGATCGACATGGCCGTCTCGTACGGGGTGCAGGCGCCGCACGGCCACCGCTACGGCGCGGGCGCCGTCGACGGCTGGGCGGCGATCGCCCCGCCCGAGGGCTGGACGGCCGCCGACACGACCCGGCTGCGCGGCTTCATCCAGCACCGCAAGGCCGCGTACTGA
- a CDS encoding phage holin family protein has translation MGDGRWRTAGRWRTAGSALVRVVVVWAVSTLTMLALAGLLPDFQLQSADGDSITRTALTAAWGAGAFGLLSALVWPVIVRALLLVPALVLGLLVFFLNGSLLLIALWLIPDGRGAADPENAVVVAAVMSAVASATSTALAVRDDDAYRRRLYRLADRKRPRAVAGGPPTPPGAGGGPEPAPGTLFLQLDGVGHRVLRDAVADGLMPTVADWLDSSHRLTPWRTDWSSQTGASQLGILHGSNEDVPAFRWYEKDTRRLMVSNRPASAVEIQRRAIERTGDGGLLTVDGASRGNLFSGGADQLALVLSMAARRGRRNRSRAGYFTYFSDPANAVRTAGSFVAEAAREMVQSIRARLRKETPRVSRGGTYPFIRAFATVVERDVVVASVIGDMLAGRTAVYADLVAYDEVAHHSGPHGHDTDRVLARLDRSLALIAKVAEHAPRPYRIVLLSDHGQSPGETFEGAYGLTLRDLVRAGCGLPVPRRVRRTRSGSEARDAARDALRSALHRPVDEYAEEAEGATVPDKAGPVVLASGNLGLISFPGVPHRMTREEIERRHPALLRTLANHPGIGFLLVASAEHGSVVLGRDGAEVPVAELADDGPLAVFGRGAADAVRRTDGFRHVADIMVNSMYDPATGTVHAFEEQIGSHGGLGGEQSRPFLLSPVDFSAPVEAGAELVGAEQVHRVLRRWLRECVGPQVPLEISLPTSDAEAFLPVKGAAGPDKNN, from the coding sequence GCGGACCGCAGGGAGCGCGCTGGTGCGGGTGGTCGTGGTCTGGGCGGTGTCGACCCTGACGATGCTCGCCCTGGCCGGACTGCTGCCCGACTTCCAACTCCAGTCCGCCGACGGCGACAGCATCACCCGCACCGCGCTCACCGCCGCCTGGGGCGCCGGCGCGTTCGGTCTCCTCAGCGCGTTGGTGTGGCCCGTGATCGTCCGGGCGCTGCTGCTCGTACCGGCCCTGGTCCTCGGCCTGTTGGTGTTCTTCCTCAACGGCTCCCTGCTGCTGATCGCGCTCTGGCTCATCCCCGACGGCCGTGGCGCCGCCGACCCGGAGAACGCCGTCGTGGTCGCCGCCGTGATGTCGGCCGTCGCCTCGGCCACCTCCACCGCCCTCGCGGTCCGCGACGACGACGCCTACCGCCGTCGTCTCTACCGGCTCGCCGACCGCAAGCGCCCCCGAGCCGTGGCTGGGGGTCCCCCCACGCCGCCAGGCGCAGGGGGAGGCCCCGAACCCGCCCCCGGCACGCTCTTCCTGCAACTCGACGGCGTCGGGCACCGGGTGCTCCGCGACGCCGTCGCGGACGGGCTGATGCCCACCGTCGCCGACTGGCTCGACAGCTCCCACCGGCTCACCCCCTGGCGCACCGACTGGTCCAGCCAGACCGGCGCCAGCCAGCTCGGCATCCTGCACGGGTCCAACGAGGACGTGCCCGCCTTCCGCTGGTACGAGAAGGACACCCGGCGGCTGATGGTCTCCAACCGCCCCGCGAGCGCCGTCGAAATCCAGCGGCGCGCCATCGAGCGGACCGGGGACGGCGGGCTGCTGACCGTCGACGGCGCCTCCCGCGGCAACCTCTTCAGCGGCGGCGCCGACCAGCTCGCCCTCGTCCTGTCGATGGCCGCCCGCCGCGGTCGGCGCAACCGCTCACGCGCCGGCTACTTCACCTACTTCTCCGACCCCGCCAACGCCGTCCGTACGGCCGGCTCGTTCGTCGCAGAGGCCGCGCGCGAGATGGTCCAGTCGATCCGGGCACGGCTGCGCAAGGAGACCCCGAGGGTCTCGCGCGGCGGCACCTACCCCTTCATCCGCGCCTTCGCCACCGTCGTGGAGCGTGACGTCGTCGTCGCCTCGGTGATCGGGGACATGCTGGCCGGGCGGACCGCCGTCTACGCCGACCTCGTGGCCTACGACGAGGTGGCCCACCACTCCGGCCCGCACGGCCACGACACCGACCGCGTCCTCGCCCGGCTCGACCGCTCGCTCGCGCTGATCGCCAAGGTCGCCGAGCACGCGCCCCGCCCGTACCGGATCGTGCTCCTCTCCGACCACGGCCAGAGCCCCGGCGAGACCTTCGAGGGCGCCTACGGGCTCACCCTGCGGGATCTCGTACGCGCCGGATGCGGGCTACCCGTACCGCGCCGGGTCCGGCGCACCCGCAGCGGCTCGGAGGCCAGGGACGCCGCTCGCGACGCGCTGCGCAGCGCGCTGCACCGGCCGGTGGACGAGTACGCCGAGGAGGCCGAGGGAGCAACGGTGCCCGACAAGGCCGGGCCCGTCGTGCTCGCCTCCGGCAACCTGGGCCTCATCTCCTTCCCCGGGGTGCCGCACCGGATGACCCGCGAGGAGATCGAGCGCCGTCACCCCGCGCTGCTGCGCACCCTTGCCAACCACCCCGGCATCGGCTTCCTGCTGGTCGCGAGCGCCGAGCACGGCTCGGTCGTGCTCGGCCGGGACGGCGCGGAGGTTCCGGTCGCCGAACTCGCCGACGACGGGCCGCTCGCGGTCTTCGGGCGGGGCGCGGCGGACGCGGTACGGCGCACGGACGGGTTCCGGCACGTCGCCGACATCATGGTCAACTCGATGTACGACCCGGCGACGGGCACCGTGCACGCCTTCGAGGAGCAGATCGGTTCGCACGGCGGGCTCGGCGGCGAGCAGTCGCGCCCCTTCCTGCTCTCGCCCGTGGACTTCTCGGCGCCGGTCGAGGCCGGCGCCGAACTCGTGGGCGCGGAGCAGGTCCACCGGGTGCTGCGCCGCTGGCTGCGGGAGTGCGTGGGGCCGCAGGTGCCGCTGGAGATTTCCCTGCCCACGAGCGATGCGGAAGCGTTTCTTCCGGTCAAGGGTGCCGCCGGACCGGACAAAAACAACTGA
- a CDS encoding low temperature requirement protein A — protein MERRKDRARMVAAGDDHRVTPAELFFDLVFVYAITQVTALMAADPTPMRVVGAMIVLALLWWCWCCFAWLGNVVRADAGALFAVLVVVMAVVFIVSLVVPEVFADAPGGLSAPLLFVLCYGAVRTLHLVSYWISSPDDTALRATLRRTALLSVAPPLVLLLIGSAYTGNVQLLLWLGAVVIDYGGIYVTGASGWRVNSPGHFSERHGLIVIIALGESIVAMGVGVSGFPITVAVLGAAAAGLLLSAALWALYFRRLAEGAEHRLEALEGDERTRFGRDVYTFLHLPLVAGVVLCALGMKKVLQQVADTGHYGLSEPLHGVVAWSLTGGVGVFLLGGAAIVMRTSGRRPTVLAVGGVCALAAGALVGLVPALVALVLLAAGLTTLVTLHGRGTAGKSVHEAV, from the coding sequence ATGGAACGGCGCAAGGACCGGGCGCGGATGGTCGCGGCCGGGGACGACCACCGGGTGACACCCGCGGAACTCTTCTTCGACCTGGTGTTCGTGTACGCGATCACTCAGGTCACCGCGCTGATGGCGGCCGACCCGACGCCGATGCGGGTGGTCGGGGCGATGATCGTGCTTGCACTGCTGTGGTGGTGCTGGTGCTGCTTCGCCTGGCTGGGCAATGTCGTACGGGCCGACGCCGGCGCCCTGTTCGCGGTGCTCGTCGTCGTGATGGCCGTCGTCTTCATCGTGTCGCTCGTGGTGCCCGAGGTGTTCGCGGACGCACCCGGCGGGCTCTCGGCTCCGCTCCTCTTCGTGCTCTGCTACGGCGCCGTGCGCACGCTCCATCTGGTCTCGTACTGGATCTCCAGCCCCGACGACACCGCCCTGCGGGCCACCCTGCGCCGCACGGCGCTGCTGTCCGTGGCGCCGCCGCTGGTGCTGCTGCTGATCGGCTCCGCGTACACGGGCAACGTCCAACTGCTGCTGTGGCTGGGCGCGGTGGTCATCGACTACGGCGGGATCTACGTCACGGGAGCCTCCGGCTGGCGGGTCAACTCCCCCGGGCACTTCTCCGAGCGGCACGGGCTGATCGTCATCATCGCGCTCGGCGAGTCGATCGTGGCGATGGGCGTGGGAGTGTCCGGCTTCCCGATCACGGTCGCGGTCCTGGGCGCCGCCGCGGCCGGGCTGCTCCTCTCGGCCGCGCTCTGGGCGCTGTACTTCCGGCGGCTCGCGGAGGGGGCGGAGCACCGGCTGGAGGCGCTGGAGGGCGACGAGCGGACCCGGTTCGGCCGGGACGTGTACACCTTCCTGCACCTTCCGCTGGTCGCGGGTGTGGTGCTGTGCGCGCTCGGGATGAAGAAGGTCCTGCAACAGGTCGCGGACACCGGCCACTACGGCCTCTCCGAACCGCTGCACGGCGTCGTGGCCTGGTCGCTGACCGGCGGTGTCGGCGTCTTCCTGCTCGGCGGCGCCGCGATCGTGATGCGCACCTCGGGCCGCCGGCCGACGGTCCTCGCCGTGGGCGGGGTGTGCGCGCTGGCGGCCGGCGCTCTCGTCGGTCTGGTCCCGGCCCTGGTGGCACTGGTCCTCCTCGCCGCCGGTCTGACGACGCTGGTCACCCTGCACGGCAGGGGCACCGCGGGGAAGAGCGTCCACGAAGCCGTCTGA